The following are encoded together in the Armatimonadota bacterium genome:
- a CDS encoding NADH-quinone oxidoreductase subunit M, translated as MPILTITLFLPLLGALVVLFWPRDDHARIRRLTLGFSIATFVASLLILTQFSFGQRGLQLIEQAPWIPFVGIQYKVGVDGMSVALAIMTALLTVISVVYSFRENHRVKEYNLLFLILATGMLGVFFALDFFLFYVFWELTLVPMYFLIGIWGGPRREYAAIKFFLYTLVGSLAMLLGILLLYFNLPPDGRTFDVVRIIEAKPLMDKGLVAQLAFWGFFLSFAIKVPMWPFHTWLPDAHVEAPTAGSVILAAVLLKLGTYGFVRFSLPIFPDVFAQHAWFIAVLGVIGVIYGALVAMAQTDLKKLVAYSSVNHMGYVMLAIAAAAAAYGRPELANAAATALNGATMEMLAHGVITGALFLIVGVIYDDRTHTRGVDDFGGLWAVLPKYGAVTITAMFASLGLPGLMGFVAEFLIFVGAFSIFPILTALSALGIIITAAFFLWTIQRIFLGSINPKWANLPDLDRRESWSLVPLVVLMIVFGVYPKPLLELINLTSSHVVAMLR; from the coding sequence ATGCCGATTTTGACCATCACGTTGTTTTTGCCGTTGCTGGGTGCGTTGGTGGTGCTGTTCTGGCCCAGGGACGATCACGCGAGGATCCGCCGGTTGACACTGGGCTTTTCGATCGCGACGTTCGTGGCGTCGCTGCTCATCCTCACACAGTTCTCGTTCGGCCAGCGCGGACTGCAGCTGATCGAGCAGGCACCGTGGATCCCGTTCGTCGGCATCCAGTACAAGGTCGGCGTCGACGGCATGAGCGTGGCGCTGGCGATCATGACGGCGCTGCTGACGGTGATCTCCGTCGTGTACTCCTTCCGCGAGAATCATCGCGTAAAAGAGTACAATCTGCTGTTTCTGATCCTGGCAACCGGGATGCTCGGCGTCTTCTTCGCGCTGGATTTCTTCCTCTTCTACGTCTTCTGGGAGCTGACGCTGGTCCCGATGTACTTTCTCATCGGCATCTGGGGAGGGCCGAGGCGGGAGTATGCGGCGATCAAGTTCTTCCTGTACACGCTGGTCGGGTCGTTGGCGATGCTGCTCGGCATCCTCCTCCTGTACTTCAACCTGCCGCCCGACGGGCGTACGTTCGACGTGGTGCGGATCATCGAGGCCAAGCCCCTGATGGACAAGGGGCTGGTAGCCCAGCTCGCGTTTTGGGGATTCTTCCTGTCGTTTGCGATCAAAGTGCCGATGTGGCCCTTCCACACGTGGTTGCCGGATGCGCACGTGGAGGCACCGACGGCGGGATCGGTGATCCTGGCGGCGGTTCTGCTGAAGCTGGGCACGTACGGGTTCGTGCGGTTCAGCCTGCCGATCTTTCCCGATGTGTTCGCCCAGCATGCGTGGTTCATCGCCGTCCTGGGCGTCATTGGGGTGATCTACGGTGCCCTCGTGGCAATGGCGCAGACCGACCTGAAGAAGCTCGTCGCGTACTCCTCGGTCAACCACATGGGCTATGTGATGCTGGCGATCGCGGCGGCGGCCGCCGCGTACGGACGCCCCGAGCTGGCGAACGCGGCGGCCACGGCGCTGAACGGCGCGACGATGGAGATGCTCGCGCACGGCGTGATCACCGGCGCCCTGTTCTTGATCGTGGGCGTCATCTATGACGACCGCACGCACACGCGGGGTGTGGACGACTTCGGGGGCCTGTGGGCGGTGCTGCCGAAGTACGGAGCCGTCACGATCACCGCCATGTTCGCCTCCCTGGGCCTTCCCGGACTAATGGGTTTCGTCGCGGAGTTTCTGATCTTCGTCGGCGCGTTCAGCATCTTCCCGATCCTCACCGCCCTCTCGGCGCTGGGCATCATCATCACCGCGGCGTTCTTTCTGTGGACGATCCAGCGGATCTTCTTGGGGTCGATCAACCCGAAGTGGGCGAATCTGCCGGACCTGGATCGCCGTGAGTCGTGGTCGTTGGTGCCGCTGGTGGTCCTGATGATCGTCTTCGGCGTGTATCCGAAGCCGCTGCTGGAACTGATCAACCTGACGTCCAGCCACGTCGTGGCGATGTTGCGATGA
- a CDS encoding NADH-quinone oxidoreductase subunit N — protein MNPADLRWIVPEMVVAGLAVVLLVADVFLPKEHKRLVGTFALLGLIPAVVASGLLLGTLRAAGLDGVRIFADTYTVDTFAVYFKFIALIATALVILVGMDYFPGRTAYVAETHVMLVFTCLGLMLMAGASDLILLLLSIEFVSLASYLLAGYLKADPKSNEAGAKYFLYGAATTGVMFYGFSLLYGLTGSMSLYHIADRLGEAGPLAYAAVAMVLVGFGFKISMVPFHQWTPDVYEGAPTPVTAYFSVGPKAAGFAVLLRTLVVAIPTPQIDWTLLIAVLAALSMTVGNLLALVQRNMKRMLAYSSISHAGFLLIGVAAWESAWARPGLLVYLLAYLFTNLGAFFAAIVAAEATGSDEIPDHAGLSRRAPWVAFAMAVFMLSLTGIPPTAGFFGKFYLFAAAVDGGLLWLAVVGVVNSVVSLYYYVGVIRAMYLMPPPVAAPVTETPGLRAGLAVALTGTLVIGLYPQPFLLLIDSARRLLAGP, from the coding sequence ATGAACCCCGCCGACCTCCGCTGGATCGTCCCCGAGATGGTCGTAGCCGGCCTGGCGGTCGTCCTGCTCGTGGCCGATGTGTTCCTGCCCAAGGAACACAAGCGGCTGGTGGGCACCTTCGCCCTGCTGGGGCTGATCCCGGCGGTCGTCGCCTCCGGCCTGCTGCTGGGAACCCTTCGTGCCGCCGGCCTGGACGGCGTCCGCATCTTCGCCGACACCTACACCGTCGACACGTTCGCCGTGTACTTCAAGTTCATCGCGCTGATCGCGACGGCGCTGGTGATCCTCGTCGGCATGGACTACTTCCCCGGGCGGACGGCCTACGTGGCCGAGACCCACGTGATGCTCGTGTTCACCTGTTTGGGCTTGATGCTTATGGCGGGGGCGTCCGACCTGATTCTGCTGCTGCTGAGCATCGAGTTCGTCTCGCTGGCCTCCTACCTGCTGGCCGGGTACCTGAAGGCGGACCCCAAGAGCAACGAGGCGGGTGCCAAGTACTTCCTGTACGGGGCGGCGACGACCGGCGTGATGTTCTACGGTTTCTCGCTGCTGTATGGCCTGACCGGTTCCATGAGCCTGTATCACATCGCCGATCGGCTGGGGGAGGCCGGGCCGCTGGCCTACGCCGCGGTTGCGATGGTGCTGGTGGGCTTTGGGTTCAAGATCTCGATGGTGCCCTTCCACCAGTGGACCCCGGACGTCTACGAAGGCGCACCGACGCCGGTCACGGCGTACTTTTCGGTCGGACCCAAGGCCGCCGGTTTCGCCGTCCTGCTGCGGACGCTGGTCGTCGCCATACCGACCCCGCAGATCGATTGGACATTGCTGATCGCCGTCCTGGCCGCGCTGTCGATGACGGTCGGCAACCTGCTGGCGCTGGTGCAGCGCAACATGAAACGCATGCTCGCCTACTCCAGCATCTCCCACGCCGGCTTTTTGCTGATCGGCGTCGCGGCCTGGGAGTCGGCGTGGGCGCGGCCGGGCCTGCTCGTCTACCTGCTGGCCTACCTGTTCACGAACCTGGGAGCGTTCTTCGCCGCGATCGTCGCCGCGGAGGCGACCGGCTCCGACGAGATCCCCGACCACGCCGGGCTCAGCCGCCGCGCGCCCTGGGTCGCCTTCGCCATGGCGGTCTTCATGCTGTCGCTGACCGGGATACCGCCTACGGCGGGGTTCTTCGGAAAATTCTATCTGTTCGCCGCGGCGGTGGACGGCGGGTTGCTCTGGCTGGCGGTCGTCGGTGTCGTCAACAGCGTGGTTTCTCTGTATTACTACGTGGGGGTCATCCGGGCGATGTACCTGATGCCTCCCCCGGTGGCGGCTCCCGTCACGGAGACGCCCGGACTGCGGGCGGGGCTGGCGGTCGCCCTGACCGGGACGCTCGTCATCGGCCTGTACCCGCAGCCGTTCTTGCTGCTCATAGACTCCGCGAGACGACTGTTGGCCGGCCCCTGA
- a CDS encoding V-type ATPase subunit subunit G family protein produces the protein MAEGRAHQSRPNILQLIAQREQELEQQLAQAKAEAERIVAEAHAEAERIRERARRQVAELQREAERRGREEARAIEEEVVRRAQEEAERIRERAQERFEEAVRTVVQAVLRGLDEQAAERGDG, from the coding sequence ATGGCAGAGGGCCGCGCGCACCAGTCCAGGCCGAACATCTTGCAGTTGATCGCCCAGAGGGAACAGGAGCTCGAACAGCAACTCGCCCAGGCCAAAGCGGAGGCCGAGCGGATCGTCGCCGAAGCGCACGCGGAGGCCGAGCGGATCCGCGAGCGCGCGCGCCGGCAGGTCGCTGAACTCCAGCGCGAAGCGGAGCGGCGCGGCCGCGAGGAGGCACGGGCGATCGAAGAGGAGGTCGTGCGGCGCGCGCAGGAGGAGGCCGAGCGCATTCGCGAGCGCGCGCAGGAACGGTTCGAGGAAGCCGTGCGTACGGTCGTGCAGGCGGTGCTGCGCGGGCTCGACGAGCAGGCGGCCGAGCGCGGCGACGGGTGA
- a CDS encoding V-type ATP synthase subunit K: MKRALFVVVVALTVVAVVASGALAAEAPAAPGATGLNAGLLGIAAALAVAFGAVGTAWAQSRIGSAAAGAMAERPEIGGLMLVFLALPETMIILGFLVAFFLIGKI; the protein is encoded by the coding sequence TTGAAGCGAGCGTTGTTCGTCGTGGTCGTCGCGCTCACGGTGGTGGCGGTGGTGGCGAGTGGGGCGCTGGCGGCCGAGGCACCTGCGGCGCCGGGGGCAACGGGGCTGAACGCCGGCCTGCTGGGGATCGCCGCGGCGCTGGCGGTGGCGTTCGGCGCGGTCGGCACGGCGTGGGCCCAGTCACGGATCGGATCGGCCGCTGCTGGCGCCATGGCGGAGCGCCCGGAGATCGGCGGTCTGATGCTGGTCTTTTTGGCGCTGCCCGAGACGATGATCATCCTCGGGTTCCTGGTGGCGTTCTTCTTGATCGGCAAGATCTAG